cctgggcaacataatgaaaccccatctctatatttaaaaaataaaaataaaaataaagtaagagcTATTAGCTCACAGGCCATCCAAAAACAGGTGGAAGAGGCtgctggatttggcctgtgggcaCTGAGGTTTCATCTTCCCAGCTCAGCAAGCCTGGCAGAAAGTGTCTCTTTCCCAGTAGTTGGGGGAAAAGTCCCAGGGCAGACTCTCATTGGATAGACTTGGGTCACATGCCCCTCCTTGAGCCAGTCAGAGGCAGAGGGACTTAGTGCTTTCAGGGTATTGGTCAGTGGCAGACACACCCTGAATGCTGAGGGCTGGAAGAGGGGGACACCCAAGGGAAAAGCCACACTGTTGTTGAAGTTGGAGGCAGTGGGTACCTGGTGGGTGGAAGTCACAAAAGCCCActgcagaggtggcagtggggtTGGGATGTTAGCTGTGCTGTAAAAGTGCTCTCCGATTCTTCCAGGTGACAACATCCGGGAATTCTTGCTGAGCCTCAGATACTTTCGAATCTTCATCGCCCTGTGGAACGTCTTCATGATGTTCTGCATGATCGTGTGAGTCGGCCTGCCCTTCCCCTTCAGCGTCGTCTCCTTAGTCTCATTCTTCAGGATGACCCACCCAGTGGCCACTCTCTGTCCTTTGAGTCATCACTTTTGtatcctttctgttttgttttgttttgttttgttttgtttttaagatagagtctctctctgtcacctaggctggagcgcagtagtttgatcttggctcactgcaacctctgcctccctgcttcaagcgattctcctgcctcagcctccttagtagttgggattataggcatccaccaccacgcctggctaatttttgtatttttagtagacacagggtttcaccatgttggtcaggctggtctcgaactcctgacctgaagtgatccacctgccttggcctcccaaagtgctgggattacaggcctgagccaccctgcccagtcctactttctgttttcaaaataagtGAGGGAACCACTATCTGAGGGGGTTACACTCTGTCTCTGCATCCCCACTGAACTAGGCTGGAACTTTGATTAGAACATGGAGTTCTCCGGCCCCTGGTTATGCCTGGCACCTCTGCAGGGGCTGCCAAGAGATGCTTTCCCTGAGCCTATGGTGCTGTCACCTCTCACCAGCTCCGCTGCATCTGCCGAGGTGGAAAATGTGGTTTAAATTCCAGCATGCTGCCAGATCCTGCTCCAGCTGGGCTGGAAGCCAGCAGAAATGTATTCCGACTTTATTGCTTTAAattctggcttttattttctcattaggcTGAGAAAACTCAAGCAGATTACCTTTCCATCTAGCATTGGGGCTATAATTCTGATACTACTGTTACTGAATTGTGAGATTTGCTGTAAATGGATTTAGGAAAACATTCTGTGGGAGAATCTGGTGTTCTTGGCTTCTGTGGGTCCATCCCTGCATACTTCCCCCAAAAAGGAAGAGGATAAAAAGCTGGCTGTCCTGAGTAATTGAGACTCTGAATGCGGGGTGGCTGGGTAGTCTGCACCCCAGTGGCTGTTTGAGGAGATGCTTCCAATACATAGGAGAACTGGGGAGGGTGGCATTTCACCCTCACCACAAGGACTGTAATGTATTCCCAGAAAGGCTCTTGCCAAGGTATCTTACCTGGCAGAGAGGATCTGAGAGCACGTACAAGCCTTGCCTAGAAACAAGGCTTGTGAAGAGATCAAGGAACTTGCATGAAAGTGTAGGAAGGGCTGGGcacgctcacgcctgtaatcccagcactttgggaggccaagacaggcagatcactgaggtcaggagttcgagaccagcccagccaacatggtgaaacccaaatTAGCGGagcgtggtagcacgtgcctgtaatgccagctactcaggaggttgaggcaggagaatcacttgaacatggaaggcagaggttccatgagctgagatcacaccactgcactccagcttcagcaACAGAGTAATTGAGACGCCGtgtcaaaaaaaattaagggtAGGAAGTATAAGCAGGACTCATGGAAAGTGGACCTTCTTCGTGCAGCTTTTGCCTCTCTAGGTTTCCATTCATTCACAAGGATCTGTCCTGGACGACGCTTTGGGGTTACGCCTGAGGTTAGGACAgccacagtccctgccctcagcaAATGCGCTTGGTGGGACATAGACAAGCAGGTGGGAAACTGTCAGCTGCGAGGTGGCGCCTGACAGGGGAGCTCCCAGTTTCAAAGGAGGTTGGGGAAGGACTCTCTGAGAAGGTTCGGTTTAAATCAAGACCTAagttggctgtggtggctcaggcctgtaatcccggcactttgggagaccaaggtgggagaattgcttgagcctaggagttcaagaccagcctgggcaacatggtgaaaacccctctttaccaaaaacacaaaaattagctgagtgtggtggcgtgcacctgtagttgcagctcctcgggaggccaaggtgggaggatcacttgagccctggagacagagattgcagtgagctcagatcctgccactacactccagcctgggaaacagaagaaGACCTGGTCtccaaaaaagtaataataaataaatcaagacCTAAAGGACAAGAAGACGGTTGCAATTTCCAGAGTTGGAGAAAAGCATGGTGGCATAGGAAGTAGCAGATGGGAAGGTCTTGGGGGCGGGCAGACGTCCACATGCTTCCCTCGTTCTTGTCTTTTCCGTTCACCTGCTTGATCGTTCTCTCCCGTTTGACCAACATCTTCACTCCCACATCTGCCAGCCTGCAAC
This genomic interval from Saimiri boliviensis isolate mSaiBol1 chromosome 14, mSaiBol1.pri, whole genome shotgun sequence contains the following:
- the SMIM7 gene encoding small integral membrane protein 7 isoform X2; translated protein: MIGDILLFGTLLMNAGAVLNFKLKKKDTQGFGEESREPSTGDNIREFLLSLRYFRIFIALWNVFMMFCMIVLRKLKQITFPSSIGAIILILLLLNCEICCKWI